A portion of the Thermococcus sp. EP1 genome contains these proteins:
- a CDS encoding ribosome biogenesis/translation initiation ATPase RLI, giving the protein MRIAVIDYDRCNPDKCGHFLCERVCPVNRMGGEAIIIDEDKYKPIIQEASCTGCGICVHKCPFNAITIVNLPEELKEGCVHRYGVNGFALYRLPVLKEGMVVGILGPNGTGKTTAVKILSGEIIPNLCGSNDSWDNVIRMFRGNELQNYFEKLKDGTIKKVVKPQYVDLIPKVVKGKVKDLLKKADERGILEELVEELELSNILDREIQHLSGGELQRVAIAAAMARDASFYFFDEPSSYLDIRQRLKVARAIRRLAKEGKSVMVVEHDLAVLDYLSDIIHVVYGKPGAYGIFSMPKGTRVGINVFLEGYLPEENVRFRPYQIRFTKLSERHTQTGEVLVDYPSLVKDYGSFKLEAEGGELYKGEVVSIVGPNGIGKTTFVKMLAGVEEPTEGKVEWELRVSYKPQYIKADYEGTVYELLSKIDPAKLMSNFYKTELLNPLGIPELYERKINDLSGGELQRVAIAACLLRDADLYLLDEPSAYLDVEQRLAVSRAIRHLMEKNEKTALVVEHDVLMIDYISDRIMVFDGEPGKHGKALPPMGMREGMNKFLANVGITFRRDPDTGRPRANKEGSVKDREQKEIGEYYYISE; this is encoded by the coding sequence ATGAGGATTGCAGTCATCGATTATGACAGATGTAATCCAGACAAATGCGGTCACTTCCTTTGTGAGAGAGTGTGTCCTGTCAATAGGATGGGTGGGGAAGCTATAATCATTGATGAAGACAAGTATAAACCGATAATCCAAGAGGCTAGCTGTACTGGATGCGGAATATGTGTCCACAAGTGCCCATTCAACGCAATAACAATAGTAAATCTTCCAGAAGAGCTGAAGGAAGGATGTGTACACAGATATGGAGTTAATGGTTTTGCCCTTTATAGACTTCCTGTACTTAAAGAGGGCATGGTAGTTGGTATCTTAGGTCCAAACGGTACTGGTAAAACTACGGCTGTTAAGATCCTCTCAGGTGAAATCATTCCAAACTTGTGCGGCTCAAATGATAGCTGGGATAATGTTATACGAATGTTCAGAGGAAACGAACTTCAGAATTATTTCGAGAAACTCAAAGATGGAACAATAAAGAAGGTTGTAAAGCCCCAATATGTAGATCTAATTCCAAAGGTCGTTAAAGGCAAAGTCAAAGACCTTCTTAAGAAAGCCGACGAAAGAGGAATCTTAGAGGAGCTTGTTGAGGAACTTGAGCTTTCTAACATTCTTGATAGGGAAATTCAGCATCTTAGCGGCGGTGAACTGCAAAGAGTGGCAATAGCAGCAGCAATGGCAAGGGATGCTAGCTTCTATTTCTTTGATGAACCCTCATCTTATCTTGACATAAGACAGCGACTTAAAGTTGCTAGAGCTATTAGGAGATTAGCAAAAGAAGGCAAATCTGTTATGGTTGTAGAGCACGATTTAGCTGTTCTTGATTACCTAAGTGATATCATCCATGTGGTTTATGGTAAACCGGGGGCCTATGGTATTTTTTCAATGCCAAAAGGAACTAGAGTTGGAATAAACGTCTTTTTAGAGGGATATTTACCAGAAGAAAATGTGAGATTTAGACCATATCAGATAAGGTTCACAAAATTAAGTGAGAGACACACCCAAACAGGAGAAGTCTTGGTAGACTATCCATCTCTAGTTAAAGATTATGGGAGCTTTAAACTTGAAGCAGAAGGGGGAGAGCTTTATAAAGGAGAAGTAGTGAGCATAGTGGGTCCAAACGGTATAGGTAAAACAACCTTTGTAAAAATGCTTGCTGGAGTCGAAGAACCCACAGAAGGAAAAGTCGAGTGGGAGCTTAGGGTTAGCTACAAACCCCAATACATAAAAGCAGATTATGAAGGTACGGTGTATGAACTCCTAAGCAAAATTGATCCGGCCAAACTTATGAGCAACTTCTACAAAACTGAACTCCTAAACCCACTTGGTATTCCTGAACTCTACGAAAGAAAGATAAATGACCTCAGTGGTGGTGAACTGCAAAGAGTGGCAATAGCAGCCTGCCTTTTAAGAGATGCTGACTTGTACCTTTTAGATGAGCCTTCAGCATATCTTGATGTCGAGCAGCGCTTAGCTGTTTCAAGAGCTATAAGACACCTAATGGAAAAGAACGAAAAGACAGCACTTGTTGTGGAACACGACGTCCTTATGATAGATTACATAAGTGACCGTATAATGGTCTTTGATGGAGAGCCAGGCAAACATGGAAAAGCCTTACCACCAATGGGGATGAGAGAAGGTATGAACAAGTTTTTAGCCAATGTAGGGATCACTTTCAGAAGAGATCCCGATACAGGAAGACCAAGAGCCAATAAGGAAGGAAGTGTTAAGGATAGAGAACAAAAAGAAATTGGAGAATATTATTATATAAGTGAATAA
- a CDS encoding beta-ribofuranosylaminobenzene 5'-phosphate synthase family protein, producing MLIETPKRLHLGLIDPSASLGRRFGSLGVALEGGYRIRIVPHDKLEIRANEEDMRTIRFTIDRMNQEFLTGFNYLVEVENAIPRHIGLGSTTQLTLAVGLGIATLNGLKISVERLASLLGRGKNSGAGIYAFKYGGFLVDGGVGKGIPPLIIREEFPEEWGFLLITPNVRRGLDEEEERPIMERVGGASEIAEKISHRVVLGLLPALKERDIKEFGKHLTQVQILVGKHFEKYQGGEFREDIKFIMEFLKENTYGYGQSSWGPTVYGLINREDYTTLKTKTQDFLKAHGIGAQVELGIPRNKGATTVEENTYILRLINKVAKS from the coding sequence ATGTTAATCGAAACTCCAAAAAGGCTTCATCTAGGATTGATAGACCCTTCAGCGTCGTTAGGAAGAAGATTCGGTTCATTGGGAGTTGCTCTTGAGGGAGGATATAGGATAAGAATAGTTCCTCATGATAAACTGGAGATAAGGGCAAATGAAGAAGACATGAGGACAATAAGGTTCACGATTGACAGGATGAATCAAGAATTTTTGACAGGATTTAATTATCTTGTTGAAGTAGAGAATGCAATTCCCCGACATATTGGGCTGGGTTCTACTACCCAATTAACTTTAGCTGTTGGTTTGGGAATAGCTACTCTGAATGGGCTTAAAATTAGCGTTGAAAGACTTGCCTCTTTGTTAGGGAGAGGTAAGAATTCCGGTGCTGGTATTTATGCGTTTAAATATGGAGGTTTTTTAGTGGATGGAGGGGTTGGGAAGGGAATTCCTCCTCTTATAATAAGAGAAGAGTTCCCTGAAGAATGGGGGTTTCTATTAATAACTCCCAACGTTAGGAGAGGACTTGATGAGGAAGAAGAGAGGCCAATAATGGAAAGGGTTGGAGGGGCCTCAGAAATTGCTGAGAAGATTTCCCATAGGGTTGTGTTGGGTTTGTTGCCAGCACTTAAGGAAAGAGATATTAAAGAATTTGGGAAACATCTAACCCAGGTACAGATCTTGGTTGGCAAGCATTTTGAGAAATACCAAGGAGGAGAATTTAGGGAAGACATCAAGTTTATCATGGAGTTTCTGAAAGAAAACACCTATGGATATGGACAGAGCTCTTGGGGTCCCACAGTTTATGGGCTTATAAACCGAGAGGACTATACAACACTAAAAACAAAAACTCAAGACTTTTTGAAAGCTCATGGAATTGGGGCCCAAGTTGAATTGGGAATACCTAGAAACAAGGGTGCAACAACTGTTGAGGAAAACACTTACATACTGAGGCTTATTAATAAGGTTGCCAAGAGTTAG
- a CDS encoding DUF835 domain-containing protein, with product MVHAGDIYITSITLIKILAGLSFFFAYLESKRLSALFISIFWFLVIPTATFGRVDIRIENIMIALGYAFVILGIFQLIKEEHQFPLPKSIFILFPLMTALVGTVESIIRTTPQNGYVVAGIFELIVGLMTIEILGPYYGKNAKGLGISLALSGIMTPSYAIVTPEFANKLVILIIAWSLAISQFYFYYRIIYSERFFKWPQSIEAIEALRIEGLRLISPNEFIAIKEEIGIYPALAFLRNFKPAPGWICYRLSTIEAPNTIYPTDLYKITETAVRYFSEARQKNTKGITIIEGLEFLRLYNNFESVAKMLSAVRDHVIINNGTLVLVAEENAWEKKEWAMLKRILGEEVSVPNSWQPY from the coding sequence ATGGTTCATGCAGGCGACATTTACATTACTTCCATCACACTTATCAAAATCTTAGCTGGACTCTCCTTCTTTTTTGCTTATTTGGAAAGCAAAAGATTATCTGCTCTTTTTATCTCAATATTTTGGTTCTTAGTAATTCCTACTGCTACTTTTGGGCGTGTAGATATAAGAATCGAAAATATTATGATAGCTCTTGGCTACGCATTTGTTATCTTAGGTATTTTTCAGCTGATTAAAGAAGAACACCAATTTCCTCTCCCCAAATCCATATTTATTTTGTTCCCCCTTATGACCGCACTTGTTGGCACTGTAGAGAGTATTATACGAACTACTCCTCAAAATGGTTATGTTGTAGCAGGGATTTTTGAACTTATTGTTGGCCTCATGACTATTGAAATATTAGGTCCGTACTATGGCAAAAATGCAAAAGGATTGGGGATATCATTGGCCCTTTCGGGTATTATGACTCCATCATATGCCATAGTCACCCCCGAATTCGCTAATAAGCTAGTAATATTAATTATAGCTTGGTCTCTTGCAATTTCACAGTTTTATTTCTATTACAGAATTATATACAGCGAACGGTTCTTCAAATGGCCCCAAAGTATTGAAGCTATTGAAGCCCTTAGAATCGAAGGCCTCCGACTTATTTCTCCAAATGAATTTATAGCTATCAAGGAAGAGATAGGAATTTATCCCGCCTTAGCTTTTCTTAGAAACTTCAAACCAGCTCCTGGCTGGATATGTTACCGCTTAAGTACTATAGAAGCTCCCAATACTATTTATCCGACTGATCTATACAAGATAACTGAAACTGCAGTTAGATATTTTTCAGAGGCCCGTCAAAAGAACACAAAAGGGATAACAATAATTGAAGGATTAGAATTCCTAAGATTGTATAACAATTTTGAAAGCGTGGCAAAAATGCTAAGTGCTGTGAGAGATCATGTAATCATCAATAATGGCACTCTTGTACTAGTTGCAGAAGAAAACGCTTGGGAGAAAAAAGAATGGGCCATGCTAAAAAGAATTTTAGGTGAGGAGGTTAGTGTGCCTAACTCTTGGCAACCTTATTAA
- a CDS encoding DMT family transporter produces MKRIYSLAEALLVTFLWSTSYVLIKIGLKDINPLAFAAYRYLLGSSILLLFVLCSPNISMLPITSKRFLWFFTLGFTGYFIAQGLQFVGLYYLPAITVTFILNLTPIFVAILSVLFLKETPSVIQIVGITLVILGVKIFFTESVLVFNERIGILITLVSGIGWAVYMILMRHYLRENHESVISLTAISMGVGALMLLGVTASSGYITMPSLKTWGIILILSIVNTAFAFVLWNHALKYLKAYEQSILQNTMLIQITLLAYAFLGETLTIHKVIGMIIVFCGVLLVQLSPIVCKNRKFKVW; encoded by the coding sequence ATGAAAAGGATCTACTCGCTAGCTGAAGCCCTATTGGTGACTTTTTTGTGGTCTACCTCGTATGTTCTCATTAAAATTGGTTTAAAGGATATTAATCCACTAGCTTTTGCCGCTTATAGGTACTTATTAGGGTCGTCTATTCTACTGCTTTTTGTACTTTGCTCGCCTAATATTTCCATGCTCCCCATCACGTCAAAGCGATTCTTATGGTTTTTTACTTTAGGGTTTACAGGCTATTTTATTGCCCAAGGATTACAATTTGTTGGGTTGTATTATCTGCCTGCAATTACAGTGACGTTCATTCTTAACTTAACTCCTATCTTTGTTGCTATATTGAGTGTTCTATTTCTCAAAGAAACCCCCTCTGTCATTCAAATAGTTGGAATAACTCTTGTGATTCTTGGAGTTAAAATATTTTTCACCGAAAGTGTCCTAGTTTTCAATGAAAGAATTGGTATCCTCATAACTCTTGTCTCTGGAATTGGATGGGCTGTGTATATGATTCTCATGCGGCATTATCTCAGGGAAAATCACGAAAGTGTAATCTCCTTAACTGCGATCTCTATGGGAGTGGGTGCATTAATGCTCCTTGGGGTTACAGCTTCAAGTGGATACATCACAATGCCTTCACTGAAAACATGGGGCATAATACTGATTCTGAGTATTGTAAACACTGCATTTGCATTTGTGCTTTGGAATCATGCTTTAAAATACCTCAAGGCTTATGAACAATCAATACTTCAGAATACAATGCTAATACAAATAACCCTGCTAGCATATGCTTTTTTAGGAGAAACCCTGACTATACACAAGGTTATAGGGATGATAATAGTTTTTTGTGGTGTTTTATTGGTTCAGTTAAGCCCGATAGTATGTAAAAACAGAAAGTTTAAAGTTTGGTAA